A genomic region of Gemmatimonadales bacterium contains the following coding sequences:
- the obgE gene encoding GTPase ObgE → MSFVDSVVIEVAAGDGGDGACSFARFKYRPKGGPDGGDGGSGGSIYVRAEANLSTLLDYRYHAVWRSDRGVHGKGKTKTGASAADVILPVPPGTVVEDEATGARLGDLVDAGDQVLVARGGRGGRGNARFTSSTHQAPREWEPGGKGEARRLVFTLKLIADVGLVGEPNAGKSTLLSVISAARPKIADYPFTTLEPNLGVVGLSGSRSFVVADIPGIIEGAHAGKGLGLRFLRHVERTRVLAYLVPLDQDDADAVYRRLRREVALYSEELAAKPHLVVLTKRDTLDPSTPLPAIDAPDALRVMAISSVSRSGLDELTEVLWTVVQHVRATSDDDEDDADDDGLDQRRATDSEL, encoded by the coding sequence GTGAGTTTCGTCGACTCGGTCGTGATCGAAGTGGCGGCGGGCGACGGTGGCGACGGCGCGTGTTCGTTCGCGCGGTTCAAGTACCGTCCGAAGGGCGGTCCTGACGGCGGCGACGGCGGCAGCGGCGGCTCCATCTACGTTCGCGCCGAAGCGAACCTGTCGACGCTGCTCGACTATCGATATCACGCCGTCTGGCGCTCCGATCGCGGTGTGCATGGCAAGGGAAAAACGAAGACCGGCGCGTCGGCGGCCGACGTGATCCTCCCCGTTCCGCCGGGAACGGTCGTCGAGGATGAGGCCACCGGCGCCCGGCTTGGCGATCTAGTCGATGCAGGCGATCAGGTCCTGGTTGCCCGTGGCGGGCGCGGTGGCCGGGGGAATGCGAGATTCACGTCGTCAACCCACCAGGCGCCGCGTGAATGGGAACCGGGTGGGAAGGGTGAAGCGCGCCGCCTGGTATTCACGCTGAAGCTGATCGCCGACGTCGGTCTCGTCGGCGAACCCAATGCGGGAAAGAGTACCCTCCTCTCGGTCATCAGTGCCGCGCGTCCCAAGATCGCGGACTATCCCTTCACCACGCTCGAGCCAAACCTCGGCGTCGTCGGTTTGTCGGGATCGCGGAGTTTTGTCGTCGCCGATATCCCGGGGATCATCGAGGGTGCTCACGCGGGAAAGGGATTGGGGCTGCGCTTTCTCCGCCATGTCGAGCGGACCCGCGTGCTGGCATATCTCGTCCCGCTCGACCAGGACGATGCTGATGCGGTCTACCGGCGGCTCCGTCGCGAAGTCGCGCTGTACAGCGAAGAACTCGCCGCCAAGCCGCATCTGGTTGTCCTGACGAAGCGCGATACGCTGGACCCGTCGACGCCATTGCCGGCGATCGACGCACCCGACGCGCTGCGCGTCATGGCGATCTCCAGCGTGTCGCGAAGCGGTCTCGACGAATTGACTGAAGTCCTGTGGACCGTGGTGCAGCACGTCCGGGCCACGAGCGACGATGATGAGGATGATGCAGATGACGACGGACTCGACCAGCGGAGGGCAACAGACTCAGAGCTCTGA